The genomic region aacctcaccggaatttcagaaaaaatAGTCGGAGAAGACAGATAACAATTTCTCTCTCaaacggcaaattttttgaattttcgaacaagtgaggggaaaccacgaacggtttccccttatatacccatcgcaactaatgcggagggagaaaacaaatgatcacgttcaaaaagagcgaatcataggacaccacgtgtcgagcgccgtttccgctgacggttatcacgcgcgcgtggccgctcacgcgcctgacacaagagacgtttacactcttcgctacagtgcatttaatgcctcgggcagtgcaaacgtcctttcatttcagcacatgccaggaagatctcaccaacttccaccaactcacacgtgcgtccagccacgtatgcaacaaaaagcgactacattatccaattataagcggcatgcggtttctctggtataccgcaccataacccataccgcatgtcgttttttaacatacccctaaaaataggtaaaaacatatatctttacactataagggggtataatacctatccgcactacccacgagcacacgtggaatatgcggccTTCCCACACACgcgcccgttcaggtgtgtcagatgctcagaaccagcgctggccgttggactgaaccgcatctcagacacaggggaactgcattgccttcattctcttcaagcttcaaatccctcctgcccggttcacaaccgcagagggtacatgaacaccttctctaacaaaaggaaggaagggtatgcacgcgaacgcacatcagcaaccctgtctcctgaaccttcaagagctacatccgaccCACACCCACTTCGAGCAAATATGGTAATacaaaaccacagacactcacgaggagctacggacataaccatagcttccgcagagtggttgctacggaagagccaagctcactccacatcaccgaacaatgctactgcatggcaaactcggtattggagcgggaaggtaagtggctccaaaacgaacgcagaacagcgctctaaataaactctcgtcgaacaacaagcgtccgaacagcggtaacaagtctgcttatgactttgttaacccgattatgggccgcatagaataaacaatggtgggcatacccttgcctatgaccatgtttatttacccatagtatgaatatacattgttcgaccaaacatggccaacaatgacgcaacgaggtaaccgcaaagaacgtgcggttactagagagctatgacgataaacacgaaaaccccacaaaaaagggatTGTCGTCTCATAActcgatgctgaacatagagctcgagcaaagcacttgcaagcatcaacaacttttgatcccagtctcaaagattggtccaaaagtttcttttcttcttcatgcaccaattcaacaattggtagGAAGAAAAGCccacctttaaaggatgggaaacctccacataccttcgaaccaccatctcagaggttggttcgaagtttgtgcagcattactaacaaggtctccaagagaccttcgacacaacaacaggtggcagaccacctggtgacataaatcggctgagaatctcgcatcagacgagattccttcaccgatacggaagaggcgtcagatgacccttccggacctccaccttccaaacaccatagtccagtactcctcccacatacaccttgtatgtggcagcaacactagactggggggacttgaaggggtatggtcccagatctcgcgtcagcatcgaccgcgagtgaccattacccttatcaaaacccccactagctaacaacccacttgtgcccatgcgggaacgcatcgacacaagggttgaatccaatctatctagtaacaaaggaggacttacatggaacaggagaacggtagagtgatgcgacatagcatcacatctggtgtacgaaaacggaagtattcacagcgatgcggcatcgcaccgcgtccagtgaacacttctatcaaaacaggaaagccttaccttaggcatagaaggaGATGAACGTAGtggtacggctgacaccgcaccatacggacattttcgtcacaacaagggatgcaggcaagacgacgatgcggctagcaccgcatctcgcgtattccttgatcacaagtaggagacgcggtaacttcagatgttaccgcacgtagcgatgcggcttgcaccgcatcctatgtactcaagcaagtggtactgacaccacagtgcaagtagcaccaatgacagttacctgtcagagctacgtaagcaatggactgacgtggcgtaacctccataaccgacgggcctgacacacctgaaaaggggcagcacgtcgtcagtccatccatcatcatcctcctccactcctcggctataaataccaaccccaaaccaggtttgaggtatcttctcacaactctctcactactactactatcttactttgcttcccaagcaaactactgattctcacgccggagagtggtaacaaggagcaccccccaccccatcctccttgttacgagtcacggcttgtttccttgtgcaggagatcaaccaccggtgatccagccagcgatcctcgagaggaagggattaacccttcttgacgagatcagtgagttaaccctgctcggttaaccattgtttcatcatgcGCTTACCTTAAATATTACCTAAGGACCATAGATCATTTACTTTTCAAATGTGTAGGGAAAAAATACAATAACATGATaactataaaataaaaaataatgttggttattttacaagaaaagaaCGTCTACGTGTTAGATTGTGAACCGAACAACCTAGAGACACTAGACAGCATAAAAGGGCTTGTTGCCGTACAAGCACTTGTTCAAAGAAACAATACTTATGGCGACTCAACTTATTAAATCTCTTGCAACGACTACTTCGTCGCGTAAAGTGCCAGTAGCTTCAGGTAATATTCTAGTTTCAATCCCTTTTCTTCGTTAGCAATGAATTATTTGCGTATAATTCATCAAAAACTTTCATCAGGAACAAGATATTCCCTTGGAACATGTAACGTCAAGAAAAGCTACACCACTATGAAGTTTCAAGGAAAGCGTCACAATTGTCAAATGCAAAATGATTACCTTCGTGTTGGGATGTTTCGGTCACAAAATGCGACGAACGTAGTGAACGCAGCTTGTGTATCGAATGAATTATTTCCTACTGACCGGACTCGAGCCTCAGCGACTAATTTGGTAGAATCTGCATTCAGTGGAATGGATATTTTGTTCAGGTTTTCAAGACCTTATGCAGCAATAGCGACGGTCGGATTAAAAACTTCTTTTTACCTTATGAATTCTAATGAAACAAAAATGTTTCACTAGTTATCAAGTAACCTAAACTAGTTATTATATCTTGTATTTGATGTTTTAGGTTCTTAGTGTGCTTTCTACATCTCTTTTGGCTGTTGAAAGTCGTTCGGATCTCTCATCGTTGTTCTTCGTCAAAGTATTTCAGGTAATTGCTGACCAACTTACACTACAAAACTAATGACTTTCACGAAAGCTCACATCCATCGGTGAAGATGGTTACCGACGCGAATTTGTCGGTGATAGTTGGTCGGAATCAGGGTGTGGGTATTGCTGAGTGATTACTGACGGAAATTACCGACAGATCACCAACGGGATAATTAGTGATGGGTTACCGACTACTATGCCAACAATCAACATCACAACGAACATCGTATCAGACAGATTGCTATCGGATAATTACTGACAGATTACCGACAGTTATAATTATTTGTGTAGTAGTACTATTATGAAATACTTTCATAATTCATAATATTTCTAAATAAACGttaacactatatatatatatatatatatatatatatatatatatatatatatatatatatatataatgttttttCAGGCTATAATTGGAGGCATTTTTATGCAAATATATGTTTGTGGATTCAATCAGATCTGCGACATAGAAATCGACAAGGTATATTATACATCAAATTAGTAATTAATTTACTTTTGCTCTTCATCCCACTTGAATTTAATTTACGAATTTAATTTACTGATGATATCCTTGATAATGTAATGTCTTAGATTAACAAGCCTTATCTTCCGTTGGCGTCTGGAGAGTTGACCATGAATACAGCCATCATTGTGACAGCATTATCGGCTATCATGGTAACAAATTAAACTTAGGTTTTGGTATACAAAATCTCGTCGCAAATGAAAACAACCTGTTGCTAAAACTTCATATACCGTCGTGAATGTCAAAGAAACGCAATGTGCTTCCGCGACTAATGTATCTTCTTATTATGTAGAGTTTGTCGATCGCGATGATATCCGGTTCCAGGCCACTATTTTGTGGTCTCTTTGCCTGGTTTTTAGTTGGAACCGCGTATTCGGCAAATGTGGTAAGTAGTCACACCTTATTTCATTTTTTTAACGACGAACAAACACACCCTTTTAAAATCTACTTCTAAAATTCACCTATTCCCCACTTTGTGAACTCGAACCCACATCACTTTGGTGACGATAAACACCTAATAAGGGGCGCAACTTTGTGGGGGCCGGGGGGCTCCCGACCTTCCGAACatttcgctcagtagtgtctgGTATGTAGTTCTCatatagatttttttaggtatatatgttttcgaccccccggatttataatttttttaggtatattcgTTTTCGACcaccggtcggaaatctcaagatTCGCCACTGCACATGCCACTAGGATATCACCACCTTATTTCAAATATAGTCACCAGGGCTTACTTAACATGCATTAGTTATATACAAGTCTTAACATATGATTAattatcaaaatatatatatatattttttttcagttACCACTTTTACGATGGAAGAGGTTTCCTTACACTGCGGTTTTATACATGATAAATTCACGAGCACTAGCCATGCCATTTGGATATTACATACACGTGCAGGTACATACATTACTACATTAATTAGGTTACAAACATGTACATAAGTTACTACATTAATTAAAAAGTTCTGGTTCTGTCACTGGTTACAAATTAAGGTCAAAACTATATTATCAAAGAAAACTTAAGCGTAACTTTTAATCCGTAGAACGCTATTCGTGGAGGAGTTGTTCTTTCAAGGCGTCACTTTTTTTCGGTCGCTATGCTCCTTGTTTTCTCGGTCGTCCTGATACTGTTTAAGGTGAGTGATTAATTATTATATAGGAATATTGGATATCGATAATCCCAACTAGTAGCCGTTTGCCGCCACTAGccccaactttaaaaataaccactagcagtcccaactattaacatattggcctccaatggaccctgagTATCAGAACCATAACGTCGTTAGTCTCGAGTCGCCGGAAAACGTATTTGGccagaaaactcatttttggccagaaaactcaacattttcggcccaaacctctttgtaaccttattaccgATCTTTAGGAccttttttctagtaaaagccccaATTAATGAAGTCGCCGGAAAACTCCTTTTTTCACCGGAAAACTTAACATcttcgtcccaaacctctttgtaacctttagatcggacctttagaaacctttttctgGCCAAAATCGGTTTTCCAGCGACCGGACACTAACGCCGTTAGGGTTCTGTTAATCAGGGTCCATTGGTGACCAATATATCAATAGTTAGGACTGtcagtggttattttttaagttggaactgttggcggccaacgacGAAAAGTTTgcattattaaaatccaatattcatATTATATAATATGTGTGCATGGTGATGCAAGATATCTTAGATTCCAAACAGTTGGCTTCTATTTGGAAGGATTAAGGATTCATTGTTTGAATTTTTAGGACATTCCTGACATAAAAGGAGACGAGATGCATGGAATAAAATCACTTGCTTCTCAAATCGGTCCAGAACgggtaaattaattttttttaatacaaaatcCTCGTTTTTCTAGGATAAATATATCACAACATGCACTTGCAAGATTTAAACTCCTGATCTTTGGTGACAGTTAACTCGTTATTTGTTCAAGTCTAATTAGTTGAACGGCCTGATCATTTGTAGATGTTTTGGAGTTGCATTTGGCTTCTTGGAATGGCTTATGGTGTCTCTATTTTTGTTGGCGCAACCTCGTCCTCTACGTGGAGTAGATACGCGACGGTAAGGATTTTAAAAATAGTGTTGCTAAATGGATCTAAAAATActttcattttcaaattttaacgcccacttgcggtatgcgcatataatgtatatatgtgtgggcattcgggggcaaaagtgaaagtgcactaattttaacattattttactaattttcaaaaattttctacTTTTCATTTAACATTTAATCTGGTTGTTATCTAAtaacaatatttattattttttaaaaattgaaatacaaaaaaaaaatttgttttattttttctaCTTCATTGAAAGTCGAATTTTATTCGAAATACGTATAAGATTTTAAAAATTACTTATCTCTAAAAAAAGTTCTTTTAGATGCTGATTAAATTAGTGCAAGTTCAAATTAGGGATGTTATGACTTATGACCACCCAAGTTTTGAAATCAAAATATCTAAAAAGGAACAAAAAAAAATCGGCAAAAGGGTGTCAAGTAAAACTAAAACTTTAAAAGTAAGTTGAAGTCACTTTAAATTCAAGACAAATTCAGCGACGGAAATTTGACCAAAACAAGTTACTAACCTATGCATTTAACCCTTGGATTTGCAATAGATATTGGGACATCTTGCAACGGTTTTGGCACTTTGGACACGAGCGAAATCAGTAGATATGAAGAACATGGCGTCCATATCATCGATGTACTTATTTCTCTGGAAGGTAAAAATTGCTAATAACTAGAATCCTTAGTATAaaagaaatacttaatttttttatAACTTATTGTTTTGCAGCTCTTCTATGTTGAGTACTTGCTTCTTCCCATCGTTAGATGAATCACAAGACGAATTAATGAAATCCATAATTCTTTTGCGACGAAACTTCGTTGTAACTCATATTCGTTTCAACAGTTGTAACTCGCATACAGCTTCTCCTTGTATTGCCGATAGAATCTCCTCAATTGGCCTCATTTAACATTTTGTATAATCTAACAAGTTTTTTAATTAATAGAACTGATTTTTTAACTCTATTCGATAAAAAAAATGTGACAACAAGAGAACAAGGTTTGAACAAATGACTTTCTTACTCAATCTTTAAGAAAATATAAAGTTGTTGTTGTAGACAATACTCTTTGTAATTCATAAAATCGATAAAAAAAATGTGACAACAATTAAAGAGTACAAGGTTTGAACAAATGGCTTTCTTACTCAATCTTTAAGAAAATATAAAGTTGCTGTTGTAGACAATACTCTTTGTAATTCATAAAGTATAATAATAAAACTAAAGTAAATTCAACGTAAAGGAATAAAAAGGTATCAATGAAAGAAACATAATTAAATCAAAGTTATCAAAACATTAGTTGTCGAATGTGGGAATTGTTTAGTGACGGCATTCCCTTGCTAATCCGTTGCTGATACCTAGGATAAGATTTCGGATCTCGGGCTTTCAATCGTGTGTTGGTAAAATCAGGCTTCACTAATCCGTCGGTGATATGCCCTACATATATCAACGAAGGCGTGCCATTTGGGCTACATGGTATGAATGGTGCCATGTAGACAACAGGCTCCATTGCTTCTTCTCAATAACACCCATGCAATAAAATAAACCGTCCttattaaaaaaggaaaaaaaaagaaataataataaaaaaagttgatTGGTTGTTCACATGGGCCCCACCAATTTCTCTTTGTTAACACACGTTAATGGGTTGGCGAGAAGGCAATGGCGCCCGGGCACTATTGGGTGTTATTGTGCTAAGGTAGAGGGGGCGCTACTCTATACCACCCAGCCTTATGCATGCTAACTAGTCATTAACCAATTCAAAGCTATGCATAATAACCGAAAAAATGGGTCACTCGTTTCGGTTCGATACTTATAACTAGTTCTCCCATATCTCCCTAATTTTCACATGTGTTATACCATCTACGTTAATTTGGTGGTAAATAATTGTTATCTTGAATTCTTGGTTTCGGAAAATTAAAACCGCCAAAGGTGGTCTTGAAATCTACACatgtagtggagagtatgtagttttcgtatagaaatttttgggtatatacgttttcgaccccccggttttatagaaatttatagggtatatacgttttcgaccccttggtcggaaatctcaagcttcgccactaatCACTAAAGTGACTAGGTGTGAATGGAACAATGGATAAGGCGAGCCAGTAAATCCGAAAAATACTTTTGAAAGCTTTGAAGCAGAAGAAAAACATAATTAAATAATTGTAAAGATTGATCGCCACCTTTACTAAGCGAAATATATAAGCAAGCCAAAGTCAATGACACAGGAAAAATGCCCAAGATTTTAATGGAAAGATATGTTTGCATCCCCAAAATGAGCACGCCAGATTGCCAGTGATGGTGCACGTGCTTGATATAAATGATAAATGGTTATGATATTTTGATGGTAATATAAGAAGGGGAAAGTGAATATGGGGCTGTTATACATCTAACTTACATGTGAAACCCATCAAAACTACGTCGTtttgattaaaatatattaaatcaTTTATTTTCCATCATTATCAAAACCCTCCCCCATCTCTCCCACGTCCTTCTTGATCTATTAGTCAAACCCTTGAAGTTAATTGTTGAAACCAACATCAGATCTTGTAATTTGTGCTACTTATAGGATAATATCATCATTTTTTTAGCaaatttgtttttataaaaaacttGGTCATGGACCTTTGTATTCGACCATGTAATTTGATTGAGAAATATTTATGTAATTTGACTTTGGGGGACTTTGAAGTTAATGAAAGAACTTTGTGACACCAAGTAACCAAATTTTTACATATGTGATCATGAAACTGGATATCCAAATTTAGGTTTTTTCGTCAGATATTAAAGGTTGAATTTTTAATGGAAACATGAAATTTATAACATTTCCACTTAAAAAATCCAAATAAAAATAGATCCAGTATTTGAACACATGATAGAAGAAATCCAAAATCTTAGTATCTATTGACTTTAAATCAAACCAAACAACCACAAACGTCACGTGTGTTCTTCAACCTAATTCACAAATCATCATTCTCTCTCTAGTCTTGACTCGTCCGCCTTAAGAAAAAAAAGAGTACATATTAGAATTATATTAACAAAAAGAATTTGTCgttaattattaataaataaagaTCATACCTTCTTTTTCGCACAACTACTGATGTAATGACCTACTTTGTTGCAGTATGAACAACTTCTCTTTTTTGGTGCTTCCAGGGAAGATTTGATTCTAGTTGCACTTTTAGGACGACCTTTAGTAGTAGTATGAACTAGTGGATCACGAACAGAAATTTGAGGCATCATTGTTAAAAATACTATTTATAAAATACTATTTATACTATTTATTCAGTTTAAATGTTCATTGCCTTCTCTAATATATTTCCATGTTTATTATTTGTGAGGTTGCTGTCATTGGGCTAGTAACCGTTATGCTTAGCTGTTGATTGCTGTTGATTGCTTTGGGCTCCCTTGATTCTCGGTGGCCCCTTAGGGCTTGGCCCGTATAAAGAAGGGTGTTTGGTGTGGCTGATTCATTTGAGCTCCTTACTTATGCTTAGCTGTTGATTGCTGTTGATTGCTTTGGGCTCCCTTGATTCTCGGTGGCCCCTTAGGGCTTGGCCCGTATAAAGAAGGGTGTTTGGTGTGGCTGATTCATTTGAGCTCCTTACTTCACTCGCTCTCATCTTATATCATTTTGTCATGATTCCCTCTGCTCACATGTACATTCGTGAGATTAGGGTTTCCTTTCATCTTATACAGATCATCCTACTGGAGATCTTTACTTGTGCTGACTGATTGTCTAGTGCGTGTATCTGTTTGCTGAGATTCTTAATAAAATTGTGTTTGTGGTTTCAATCCTTGAGttctgacatggtatcagagctccgaggTTAAAGCGGTGCTCTGGTGGTCTTCCGCTGCTCTGATTCTGGTCTTGCCGCTGTTCGTAAAACCCTAAGTTCTAGGGTTTGTGGCGGTCTTCTGTTTCCGAAGCCTCTTTGACTTCCTGGAGACGGATCTACTCTTGAAGGTTGAAACCCTAATTTTTTGGGCTTTTTGCATTTCTCTTGAAGAAGACTCTAGTTAGTCCCTCTTTAGGGCAAACCAACAGATTGTGTTCTTGGTTCTCTGATCAGAAAacttgtaaccctaagtgaaggttacaaGCCTGATTGACCGGAGATTTTGCACCCACTGTGAGTCCGTTCCATCTCTCCCTTTTATTTTACTCTGCATCATTTTTTTGACTGTTTTGATTCTAGGCATCTTGATACCGGATTTTAGGCATACCGGTTTGATTTATTGGGACACAGAGAGGGTTCACTCTGTTGCATTTAGTTGGTCAGTTGTGTTGTGCCTCCCTGGATTACGTCTGCGGAGGCACCTTGAGTGACGAACCTCTGATCGGACCTCTGTCCAGGCTTCGCCGGTCCTTGTGATTTGCTGgttgtgtttttttaatttttttttacctgCCTTTGTTTCTGTGTTACTTTCTGTGTTTGCCTGCCAAATATGCCTGATAAATCTGATTCATCTGTTACCTTGGTTAGTAAGCTTGATGCCAGTGATCCTCTATATCTGCATGCTAGTGATTCCAGTGGTCTCACTATTGTGAGTATTAAATTAAAAGGAACTGAAAATTACGTGGTTTGGTCAAATGCTATGAAGCTAGCTCTAATGGCTAAAAACAAACTAGGGTTTATTGATGGTACTTGTGTTAAATCTAAAACTGATGATGTTCTTGCTAGTCAATGGGACAGATGCAATTCAATTGTGTTAACATGGATCTTGAACTCTGTTTCTGAGGAATTATATGTTGGACAAGTCTATTCTAGGCTTGCGTCTGAAGTATGGGATGATTTAAAAGACACTTATGATAAAGTTGATGGTTCTGTTGTGTTTGGTCTATTTCAAAAAATTAACTCTGTGAGTCAAAATGGTGCTAGTGTCTCTGAATATTATCATAAGATTAACACAAtgtggaaacaatttgatgccATGCTACAGTTGCCCTCTTGTACTTGCAATGCTTCCACTAAATTTAATGAATTTAATCAGCTAATTAAACTTATGCAATTCCTGATGGGCCTGGATGATATTTATCAACCTGTTAGGACTAATCTTTTAACCAGGGATCCTCTACCAACTATCAAAACTGCCTTCTCTATCATTTCTAGAGAAGAGTCTCATAGAGGATCAAATACTGGGTCCAAAGCTCCTAATGTTGGTTTTGCTGCtaaaataaataacttcaatgACAATAAAAAAAGGTTTAACAAGGACCCTAATCCTAATCTTAAGTGTACTCATTGCAACAAAATTGGGCATACTGTTGACAAATGTTATGAGCTTGATGGCTACCCTACCAATTATAGACAAAAGCCAAATCAAAATGGTCAATGGTCTAGGTCTAATAATTCTACTAATAGAAACAATAGTCTATCTGTGAACAATTCTGTGAGTGACAAAAGTGCTAGTTCCTTGAACACTCTGTCTGCTGATCAGTTTTCTAAGTTGCTAGGTTTGCTGAATGAAAATAAAACTGAAGAATCCAATGTAGGAGGTAAATGCTTTAACTCCTTCTCTACTCTTAGAAACTATAAAAATTCTTTCTGTTTTAACTCTATGGGGCCTTCAACACAGAATCTGAATTGGATcattgattctggtgcaaaccagcATATGGTCATGACCAGtgaaaacatgtttaacttagtTGATGTGTCTGAATATAATATTACCATTAAACATCCAAATGGGACTGATGCTAAAGTCACTAAAATTGGGTCCTTTAAGTTGTCAGACTCTGTGATCTTAAAAGATGTTTTTGTTGTGCCAGAGTACTATGTGAATCTTATTTCTGTCTATAAGTTAGCCAAGGACAACAAACTTAGGGTCATTTTTGATGAAAATACTTGTTACATTCAGGATTCCTGCACAAAGAAAACCCTGGTGACTGGTAGACAAACTGAGCGTTTGTACTTCTATGGTAACCCTCTAGGCACTAATTTCTCTTGTTTGAGTAAAACTGAAAATCTAAAGCTCTGGCACTCAAGGCTGGGTCACCCAGCTGAACAAGTGTTGAAAGTCTTACAAATTGAAACTTAGTCAAATAACATCAAGCCTTGTGACATCTGTCACAAAGCCAAACAACATAGAGTCCCTTTTCCTCTAAATGAACACAGATCATCTAAAGTAGGGGATCTAGTTCATTTGGATGTCTGGGGTCCCTACAAAGTCACTAGCATAGATGGGTACAAATTTTTCCTCACAGTTGTTGATGATTTTACCAGGACTGTTTGGGTGTACTTACTAAAATCCAAATcagaagtttttgaaaacatacaaaatttttgCAATCTGGTCAAAACTCAATTTGAAGTCGATATCAAGGTTTTTCGTAGTGATAACGGATCCGAGTTTATTAATTCTCAAATGTCATCCTTTGTTAAAAACAAAGGGATTAT from Helianthus annuus cultivar XRQ/B chromosome 10, HanXRQr2.0-SUNRISE, whole genome shotgun sequence harbors:
- the LOC110883007 gene encoding homogentisate phytyltransferase 1, chloroplastic — its product is MATQLIKSLATTTSSRKVPVASGTRYSLGTCNVKKSYTTMKFQGKRHNCQMQNDYLRVGMFRSQNATNVVNAACVSNELFPTDRTRASATNLVESAFSGMDILFRFSRPYAAIATVLSVLSTSLLAVESRSDLSSLFFVKVFQAIIGGIFMQIYVCGFNQICDIEIDKINKPYLPLASGELTMNTAIIVTALSAIMSLSIAMISGSRPLFCGLFAWFLVGTAYSANVLPLLRWKRFPYTAVLYMINSRALAMPFGYYIHVQNAIRGGVVLSRRHFFSVAMLLVFSVVLILFKVSD
- the LOC118482732 gene encoding probable homogentisate phytyltransferase 1, chloroplastic, with the translated sequence MDPEYQNHNVVSLESPENDIPDIKGDEMHGIKSLASQIGPERMFWSCIWLLGMAYGVSIFVGATSSSTWSRYATILGHLATVLALWTRAKSVDMKNMASISSMYLFLWKLFYVEYLLLPIVR